The nucleotide window TGATCTTGGTATTCAGCAGCTTCGACACTGGGCAGCCGGCTTTCGCCTTGGCGGCGCAGTCCTGGAAAGTGGCGTCGTCGGCGCCGGGGATCTTGGCTGTGAGCGTCAGATGGATCGCAGTGATAGCGAAACCGTCGCCCTGCTTCTCCAACGTGACGTCGGCCTTGGTGTCCATCTGCTCGGCGGTGAGCTTGGCTTCGCCGAGGATCAGCGACAACGCCATGGTGAAGCAGGCGGCGTGGGCGGCGCCGATCAGTTCCTCAGGGTTGGAGCCGGGCTTGCCTTCGAACCGGCTGGCGAAGCCATAGGGATATTCGGACAGCGCGCCGCTCTTGGTCGAGATCGCGCCCTTGCCGTCCTTGATGCCGCCCTGCCACTTCGCCGAACCGGATGTCGTGCTCATTGGGATCTCCCGTGCTGATGCCGATGATCGACCGCGCGGCACCCGGCCGGCGCGATCTTCGCGGTGGACCCTGGATGTGGGGTGGTTCGGCCGGATTCAAAGCTCGACGGTGGCGGAAGCGCGTCAGATATCGCGGCCTTCCACCTTCTCGGACAGCGTCTTGACGAGGTCGGGCACCTTGTCGAGATGCGGATTGAGCGCGAGCGCCCTGCGGAACGCGTCGAGCGCGCGTTTGTCGTCACCGAGTTCCTGCATGATCATGCCGAGGCCGGCCAGCGCACCGAAATGGCGCGGCTCGCGCGCCAGCACCTGCTCGATGTCTTCGAGCGAGTGCATGTAGTCGTTCTGCAAATAATAAATCGTGGCGCGCCGATTCCAGCCTTCGACATAATCCGGCTTGAGCTTGATCACGGCGTCGAGCAGTTTCACCGCGACGTCGAAGTTCTTGGCGTCCATCGCGACTTTGGAGCGTGCCATCAGCAGCGCCGTGGTGTCGCTGGCGGTCTGGTTCCACAGCGCCCAGATCCGCCCCTCGACGTGCTTGGCGCTGGCCTCGTCGGGAGCAGCCTTCAGAGCGCCGAACAGAAAGTCGAGCCCCTTGGTGCGGTCGGTCGGCACCCGCGGCAACTTCTCCGGCGGCGCCGGCGGCTGAGCGAGCGGCTTCTCCAATGGGTGCTTTGGCCCGTCGGGGGCTTGGGCGCGCGCCCCCTCAGGCATGCCCAGAAACACCGTGGCAAGCGTCAACGCGCAGAAGCCGAAGCAGGAATGTCGAAGGACGAACGCCATCGGGACAGTCTAGACACGACAAAGCGCGCTGCAAAGCAGCGCGCGCGTCACACCGGCGTGAGATATAGAGCGCGAGCCGCGAACGGCCCGTCGCAATCAGCCCTGACGGGCCTTGAACCGACGCTGGGTCTTGTTGATGACGTAGAGCCGGCCCTTGCGACGAACCAGACGATTTTCGCGGTGGCGGGCGAGCAGCGACTTCAGCGAGTTACGGACCTTCATGGGTCTATCCTGACTGGTTGAAAGGCCGTGACAACTGGCCGGAATGCAAAACAAAAACAGCCCGCCGGCGGCGGACCGCCCGGGACGGGGATTTATCTATCCAGCGACTCCCGGCCTGTCAATCGATCCGCCCGACCAATCCCGAGCTGTTTGGGAGATTCGGCCCGATCCACGGGCGGCGCGGCCGAAATCGCCGAAATGGTCGACCCGGCGGCACGCGCAGACACGCCGCAACGCTTCACAGCGCAACAAAATAATTATAGACCATAATCAATTCTCCGCCGCCAAGAAGGCGAGCAACGCCCGAAGGAAACGCCCGATGCTCAATCCCGACGATCTGGTCGCCATCGATATCCACACCCATGCCGAAGAGCCGTGCGGCTGCCATGCCGACGACGGCTACGACGACTTCCAGGCGCGCATGGCCGAGTATTTCGGCTCGCCCAACAAGCATCCGCCGACGGTCCCCGAAACAGCGGCGTATTATCGGGCCAAGAAGATCGCCGCGGTGATCTTCCCGGTCGACGCCGAGCGCGAGACCGGCTTCCGCCGTTACAACAACGACGAGATGATCGAGATCGCCCGGCAGAACTCGGACGTGCTGATTCCGTTCGCCTCGATCGACCCGCACAAGGGCAAGCTCGGCGTGCGCGAGGCGCGGCGGCTGATCAAG belongs to Rhodopseudomonas palustris and includes:
- a CDS encoding OsmC family protein; translated protein: MSTTSGSAKWQGGIKDGKGAISTKSGALSEYPYGFASRFEGKPGSNPEELIGAAHAACFTMALSLILGEAKLTAEQMDTKADVTLEKQGDGFAITAIHLTLTAKIPGADDATFQDCAAKAKAGCPVSKLLNTKITLDAKLVS
- a CDS encoding tetratricopeptide repeat protein — protein: MPEGARAQAPDGPKHPLEKPLAQPPAPPEKLPRVPTDRTKGLDFLFGALKAAPDEASAKHVEGRIWALWNQTASDTTALLMARSKVAMDAKNFDVAVKLLDAVIKLKPDYVEGWNRRATIYYLQNDYMHSLEDIEQVLAREPRHFGALAGLGMIMQELGDDKRALDAFRRALALNPHLDKVPDLVKTLSEKVEGRDI
- the ykgO gene encoding type B 50S ribosomal protein L36, which codes for MKVRNSLKSLLARHRENRLVRRKGRLYVINKTQRRFKARQG